One window of Nostoc sp. C052 genomic DNA carries:
- a CDS encoding AAA family ATPase — protein sequence MMIALPGFKIATLLKAGVKAVIYRGIKVEDQCPVIIKGLRPEQCTPNNIEQLKHEYAIAQRLNTTAAVKAYALEMHQGIPYLIMEDFQARSLDQFLDQFQQPVPFLKIAIEITSKLAQIHTCNIVHKDIKPQNILINLETNQVKIADFGIAAFIPYQQQIVSSSSRIEGSLPYLSPEQTGRMNRGIDHRSDLYSLGVTFYEMLTGQLPFQGKDPLEWVHCHIAKSPLDPHKLNSNIPQIFCDIIIKLLSKVAEERYQSAFGLQFDLEKCLQQLETTGEIQSFVLGEQDISERFQIPQKLYGREAEIAKLLQVFERVVSQGKPELVLVYGYAGVGKSSLVKEIHKPIVRERGLFISGKFDHYKRDIPYSTIVQAFKTLARQILTEPEDKLSTWKQEIKAALGNNGKLITDVISEVELIVGEQPPIPELGPAESQNRFNLVFQNFISVFAKKEHPLTVFLDDMQWADTATLNLIETIITGSSIQYLCFILAYRDNEVDVVHPFNLMIDKVRQYGARTTEILLTPLNLVYVNQLIADTLHSSAEQVEPLAQLIIQKTDGNPFFVNEFLKTLHQENLLNFDPPQSLLAQGGQRGVKGGWQWNLADIEAQGITDNIVSLMIGRMQKLPLATQQVLKLASCIGNRFDLEVLALVGEQSIEETANALLEAILRGLIIAIESDESVDKNYRFYHDRVQQAAYSLIADESKSAVHLKIGQLLLKNAKPEQVNEQIFDLVNQLNLAVDLIIEQTEKDELVRLNLIAGKKAKASTAYTPAKRFFSVAMNLLAENAWFQQYEQTFTLFREQAECEFLTGNLEQAEELFDLLLLKAKSHVDKSNIYMLQIRLYQVAGRYEKALTLGLEALKLFGVRLPDTNEEVEGAIAIEKNQVLINLGNRQISDLINAPVIQDPNIKTLISLLTTLGPPTYLARPNLFPLVVLQAVNYSLKFGNTEDSCFAYSMYAMLLVSIFHDIPTGYAFSEMTIQLNEKFHDLKLRGVVLHIHGSHINVWCNHIASDIPFLERGFIGCVEAGDITMANYNGYQGSWQIIQLGYPLGDTYKSLDKYTTFARQSKHEAVYQTIRLQQMFLMNLCGLTHHNLTLSDDNFDESQALSVITDAGFVSGIIFYHIIKLIIFFTYQQYTEALKFALELSKFPVTTLALPIETDYILYYSLTLTALYPTVSNQEQEQFLQTLEFHQQQLQYWANHCSANFLHKSQLVAAEIARIESRDLEAMRLYEQSIASASEQGFGQYEALANELAAKFYLEREFELIGKTYLEAAKNGYIRWEAFAKVKHLEESYPQLLPQQQLVSNGTFITTGEHLDFLSVVKASQTISSEIVFSRLLKTLMQIVIEQAGAEIGYLLLEHEQNLVIEVEAKVNPQVEKLNVSRPILEGEISQLIPQSMLNYVQRTQETVILQNATEHNLFSKDEYVIQKQPKSVLCLPIARQSKLLGILYLENNLISSAFTQDKLSVLEILTVQIAISLENARLYQGLEDSKAQLNLALKSAKIGVWSWDISSDRFDWDEQIYQLFGLTPETFAGTSEAILARLHPSDRGLLAQSLSRAINEGVEHNLEYRIIWDDGSIRYAVCRGKAFFNEAGIATHMSGVVLDITDRKQSEAERIQLIQEQTARLEAEADQQRAAFLAQVSATLASSLNYQSTLASVANLVVPYFADWCSVDLLQDNQSINRVAVAHRDPEKVKLGWELHQHYPRKLDEPGGVPKVLRTGIPEMVTEISDALLVKGIPDAEHLRIIREIGLKSCIILPLTAREKVFGAISFFSAESERRYNTTDLSLAEDIAHRAAIAIDNARLYQEAQQAQKTAERALERIARLQSITAALSESLTPAQVSEVIVEQSMAALGANCALVALVNESKTELEIVRAVGYNQDLVNTWRIFAIDSPSPLAEAVRTGKPIWAEATKNRADRYPHLAEIYAQYDFNAWISIPLMVEGWAVGGISLGFAQPQQLSGEDQAFLLAVAQQCAQAIARAHLYEAERTARSAAESANRVKDEFLAVLSHELRTPLNPILGWAKLMRSRKLDQATSDRALETIERNAKLQTQLIEDLLDVSRILQGKLNLNFGRINLVSVIEAAIETVRLSAEAKSIQIQTIFESGIGEVLGDANRLQQVIWNILSNAIKFTAIGGQVKIKLEQVGLQVQIRVTDTGKGIEPEFLPYVFDYFRQADGATTRKFGGLGLGLAIVRHLVELHGGTVQAESLGEAKGATFTVRLPCLQDKNKGIKDVEDNSSLVANQSLPLSALEILVVDDDADMREFLPFMLQQYGATVIVAASAIEALTALSQSQPNLIISDIGMPEMDGYMLMRQIRSLEPEQGGTIPAIALTAYAGEMNQQQAIAAGFQQHISKPVDPEELVKAIASLVPDLG from the coding sequence ATGATGATTGCATTACCCGGATTTAAAATTGCGACTTTGTTAAAAGCAGGGGTAAAAGCAGTCATATACCGTGGAATTAAGGTTGAAGACCAGTGTCCAGTAATTATCAAAGGACTACGACCAGAACAGTGTACACCCAATAATATTGAACAACTCAAACATGAGTATGCGATCGCACAAAGGTTAAATACCACCGCCGCAGTCAAAGCCTACGCCTTAGAGATGCACCAGGGAATCCCTTATTTAATTATGGAGGATTTTCAGGCGCGATCGCTCGACCAATTTCTAGACCAATTTCAACAACCTGTGCCGTTTCTGAAGATTGCTATTGAAATCACCAGTAAACTCGCACAAATTCACACTTGTAACATTGTCCACAAGGATATTAAGCCGCAAAATATTTTAATCAACCTCGAAACTAATCAGGTAAAAATTGCCGATTTTGGAATTGCTGCTTTCATTCCCTACCAGCAGCAAATAGTTAGCAGTTCCAGTCGCATTGAAGGCAGTTTACCTTATCTTTCACCTGAGCAAACTGGGCGGATGAATCGAGGGATTGACCATCGCAGCGATTTGTATTCACTAGGAGTCACCTTTTATGAAATGCTCACAGGTCAGCTACCATTTCAAGGTAAAGACCCCTTAGAGTGGGTACATTGTCATATTGCTAAATCTCCGTTAGATCCACATAAACTGAACTCTAATATTCCTCAAATTTTCTGTGACATCATCATAAAATTGTTATCAAAAGTTGCAGAAGAGAGATATCAGAGCGCTTTCGGTTTACAATTCGATTTAGAAAAGTGTTTGCAGCAATTAGAGACAACTGGAGAAATTCAATCCTTTGTTTTAGGTGAGCAAGATATCTCAGAACGCTTTCAAATTCCCCAAAAATTGTATGGGCGAGAAGCAGAAATTGCCAAGCTTTTGCAAGTATTTGAGCGAGTTGTTAGCCAAGGAAAACCAGAACTTGTGTTAGTTTATGGCTATGCTGGCGTTGGTAAATCTTCTCTGGTGAAGGAGATTCACAAACCCATTGTTAGAGAACGTGGGCTTTTTATCTCTGGCAAATTTGATCACTACAAACGAGATATTCCTTATTCCACTATTGTGCAAGCTTTTAAAACACTTGCTCGACAAATTTTAACTGAACCAGAAGATAAACTTTCTACCTGGAAACAGGAAATAAAAGCAGCTTTAGGGAACAATGGTAAGCTAATCACAGATGTAATTTCAGAAGTTGAACTAATTGTTGGAGAACAGCCTCCTATCCCAGAGTTGGGGCCTGCTGAATCTCAAAATCGATTCAACTTGGTGTTTCAGAACTTTATAAGCGTCTTTGCTAAAAAAGAACATCCTCTCACTGTTTTTTTAGATGATATGCAGTGGGCAGACACCGCTACTTTGAATTTAATTGAAACTATTATTACTGGTTCTAGTATTCAGTATCTCTGCTTCATTTTGGCGTATCGAGATAACGAAGTGGATGTTGTACATCCCTTTAATTTGATGATAGATAAGGTTCGGCAGTATGGGGCAAGAACGACCGAAATTCTGCTGACACCGCTAAATCTTGTCTATGTCAATCAGTTAATTGCTGATACCTTGCATAGTTCAGCAGAACAAGTAGAACCCCTTGCTCAATTAATTATCCAAAAAACTGATGGTAATCCTTTCTTTGTTAATGAATTTCTCAAAACACTGCATCAAGAGAATCTACTGAATTTTGACCCTCCTCAATCCCTACTTGCTCAGGGGGGACAGAGGGGGGTAAAAGGTGGGTGGCAATGGAATCTAGCTGATATTGAAGCTCAAGGGATTACAGATAATATTGTCAGTCTGATGATTGGGCGGATGCAAAAACTGCCACTTGCAACTCAACAGGTGCTTAAATTAGCCTCCTGCATCGGGAATCGTTTTGATTTAGAAGTTTTGGCATTGGTTGGGGAACAATCTATTGAAGAAACGGCAAATGCACTTCTTGAAGCAATTTTAAGAGGATTAATTATTGCCATTGAATCAGATGAAAGTGTTGATAAAAACTATCGTTTCTACCATGACAGAGTTCAACAGGCTGCATACTCTTTAATTGCTGATGAATCAAAGTCGGCTGTTCACCTGAAAATTGGGCAGCTTTTACTGAAAAATGCTAAACCTGAACAAGTAAATGAGCAAATTTTTGATCTAGTCAATCAACTTAATCTCGCGGTGGATCTAATTATTGAACAAACAGAAAAAGATGAATTGGTGCGATTGAATTTAATCGCTGGTAAAAAAGCAAAAGCTTCTACAGCCTATACTCCTGCCAAAAGATTTTTTAGTGTTGCGATGAATCTTTTGGCTGAAAATGCCTGGTTTCAACAATACGAACAAACATTTACTTTGTTTAGAGAACAAGCTGAGTGTGAATTCTTAACTGGAAATTTAGAGCAAGCGGAAGAATTATTTGATCTATTATTGCTGAAAGCAAAATCTCATGTAGATAAATCTAATATTTATATGCTGCAAATCAGACTCTATCAAGTTGCAGGTAGATATGAAAAAGCACTGACATTAGGATTAGAAGCTTTAAAACTTTTTGGGGTGAGATTACCTGATACAAATGAGGAAGTAGAAGGTGCGATCGCAATTGAAAAAAACCAGGTATTAATAAATTTAGGTAATAGACAAATCTCTGATTTAATTAATGCTCCGGTAATCCAAGATCCAAATATTAAGACACTGATTAGTTTGTTGACCACTTTGGGGCCACCTACTTATTTAGCTAGACCCAATCTCTTTCCCTTAGTTGTACTTCAAGCTGTTAACTACTCCCTCAAGTTTGGTAATACGGAAGATTCTTGTTTTGCTTACAGTATGTACGCAATGCTGTTGGTTTCCATCTTCCATGATATTCCCACAGGCTATGCATTTTCTGAGATGACCATTCAATTGAATGAAAAGTTTCATGACTTGAAACTTAGAGGAGTTGTTCTACACATTCATGGAAGTCATATTAACGTTTGGTGTAACCATATTGCCAGTGATATTCCTTTTTTGGAGCGGGGATTTATTGGTTGTGTGGAAGCAGGTGATATAACGATGGCAAACTACAACGGCTATCAAGGCTCATGGCAAATTATTCAATTAGGATATCCACTTGGAGATACATACAAATCTCTAGATAAATACACTACATTTGCCCGTCAGTCGAAACATGAAGCTGTCTATCAGACAATCAGATTACAGCAGATGTTCCTGATGAATCTGTGCGGACTTACTCATCACAATCTGACTCTAAGTGATGATAATTTTGATGAATCACAGGCTTTATCTGTAATTACAGATGCAGGTTTTGTCAGTGGAATTATTTTTTATCACATTATCAAATTAATTATCTTTTTTACATATCAACAATATACAGAAGCATTAAAATTTGCCTTAGAATTATCTAAATTTCCAGTTACGACACTGGCATTACCAATTGAAACAGATTACATTTTATATTACTCGCTGACTCTCACGGCTCTTTATCCAACAGTATCTAATCAAGAGCAAGAACAGTTTTTGCAAACTTTAGAATTCCATCAGCAACAATTGCAATATTGGGCTAACCACTGCTCTGCTAACTTCTTACACAAGTCTCAATTAGTAGCTGCGGAAATAGCTCGGATTGAAAGTCGAGATTTGGAAGCAATGCGCCTATATGAGCAATCAATTGCTTCAGCCAGTGAGCAGGGATTTGGGCAATATGAAGCTTTGGCTAATGAGCTAGCGGCTAAGTTCTACTTGGAGCGAGAGTTTGAATTAATTGGTAAAACTTATTTGGAAGCAGCTAAAAATGGTTACATTCGCTGGGAGGCATTTGCTAAAGTTAAGCACCTAGAAGAATCCTATCCTCAGCTATTGCCACAACAACAGCTTGTCTCTAATGGCACGTTTATCACCACAGGTGAGCATTTAGATTTTTTGTCAGTAGTTAAAGCCTCTCAAACTATCAGTAGTGAGATTGTTTTTTCACGGTTGTTGAAGACATTAATGCAAATTGTGATCGAGCAAGCAGGAGCAGAAATCGGTTATTTGTTGCTTGAACATGAGCAAAATTTGGTGATTGAAGTAGAGGCTAAGGTTAATCCCCAAGTAGAAAAGCTCAATGTTTCTCGACCTATATTAGAGGGTGAAATTTCTCAGCTTATTCCGCAATCAATGTTGAATTATGTTCAGCGAACTCAGGAAACAGTGATTTTGCAAAATGCCACTGAACATAATTTGTTTTCCAAGGATGAGTATGTAATTCAAAAGCAACCTAAATCTGTACTTTGTTTGCCGATCGCCCGTCAGTCAAAATTACTTGGTATTTTATATTTAGAAAATAATCTGATTTCCAGTGCTTTTACACAAGACAAACTTTCTGTATTAGAAATTTTGACAGTTCAAATTGCTATTTCTCTAGAAAATGCTCGTCTTTATCAAGGTTTAGAAGACAGCAAAGCACAACTAAATTTGGCATTAAAATCTGCCAAAATCGGTGTTTGGAGTTGGGATATTAGCAGCGATCGCTTTGATTGGGATGAGCAAATTTATCAACTATTTGGGTTAACACCGGAAACCTTTGCTGGCACTTCTGAGGCAATTTTAGCTCGTCTGCATCCAAGCGATCGCGGATTGCTGGCTCAATCGTTGAGTCGAGCTATTAACGAAGGTGTGGAGCATAATTTAGAATATCGAATTATTTGGGATGACGGCAGTATCCGCTACGCAGTCTGTCGGGGAAAAGCCTTTTTCAACGAAGCGGGTATTGCCACACACATGAGTGGTGTTGTGCTTGATATCACAGATCGCAAACAATCTGAAGCCGAACGAATCCAACTGATTCAAGAGCAAACCGCACGACTGGAAGCAGAAGCCGATCAGCAACGAGCAGCATTTTTGGCTCAAGTAAGTGCAACCCTCGCATCTTCCCTCAATTACCAAAGCACGCTAGCAAGTGTGGCAAACTTAGTTGTGCCTTACTTCGCCGATTGGTGCAGCGTTGATCTGCTACAAGACAACCAATCAATTAATCGGGTAGCAGTTGCTCACCGAGATCCAGAGAAAGTTAAACTCGGTTGGGAACTTCATCAGCATTATCCGAGAAAATTGGATGAACCTGGAGGTGTCCCTAAGGTGCTGCGTACAGGAATTCCTGAAATGGTAACTGAAATCTCAGATGCACTATTAGTAAAAGGCATCCCAGATGCAGAACATCTCAGGATTATACGTGAAATCGGTTTGAAATCCTGTATAATTTTACCGTTGACTGCACGTGAAAAAGTTTTTGGTGCAATTTCCTTTTTTAGTGCTGAATCAGAGCGTCGTTACAACACAACTGACTTGTCATTAGCGGAAGATATTGCCCATCGAGCGGCGATCGCGATCGATAATGCCCGTCTTTACCAAGAAGCGCAGCAGGCACAAAAAACAGCAGAAAGAGCATTGGAGCGGATTGCCCGTCTTCAATCTATTACGGCTGCTCTCTCAGAATCTCTAACACCAGCCCAAGTATCTGAAGTTATTGTCGAGCAAAGCATGGCTGCCTTAGGAGCAAATTGTGCCCTCGTCGCCTTGGTGAATGAAAGTAAAACGGAACTGGAAATTGTGCGTGCAGTTGGCTATAACCAGGATTTGGTGAATACTTGGCGTATTTTTGCCATCGATTCACCCTCTCCCTTAGCAGAAGCGGTGCGAACTGGGAAACCTATTTGGGCTGAAGCAACAAAAAATCGGGCAGATCGTTACCCCCATTTAGCAGAGATTTATGCCCAATATGATTTTAATGCCTGGATTTCTATTCCATTGATGGTAGAAGGTTGGGCAGTTGGCGGTATAAGTTTGGGATTTGCCCAGCCTCAACAACTTAGTGGAGAAGATCAAGCATTTCTCTTGGCTGTTGCTCAACAATGCGCCCAAGCGATCGCTCGTGCCCATCTCTACGAAGCCGAACGAACAGCAAGAAGCGCTGCTGAAAGCGCAAATCGCGTCAAAGATGAATTTTTAGCTGTGCTGTCTCATGAATTGAGAACACCACTCAACCCGATTTTGGGTTGGGCAAAACTGATGCGGAGTCGCAAACTTGACCAAGCAACCAGCGATCGCGCCCTAGAAACTATTGAGCGCAATGCCAAGTTACAAACTCAATTAATTGAAGATTTGCTGGATGTCTCCCGCATCCTTCAGGGTAAACTTAACCTCAACTTCGGCCGGATTAATTTAGTATCAGTGATTGAAGCTGCGATCGAGACAGTGCGTTTATCGGCAGAGGCTAAATCTATCCAAATTCAGACAATTTTTGAATCTGGTATCGGAGAAGTTTTAGGCGATGCCAATCGATTACAACAAGTTATTTGGAATATTCTTTCTAATGCCATTAAGTTTACTGCCATCGGTGGACAGGTAAAAATTAAATTAGAGCAAGTTGGCTTACAGGTACAAATCCGTGTCACTGATACAGGGAAGGGAATTGAACCTGAGTTCTTACCTTATGTCTTTGATTATTTTCGTCAAGCAGATGGTGCGACAACTCGCAAATTTGGCGGTTTAGGTTTAGGATTAGCGATCGTCCGTCATCTCGTAGAACTTCATGGGGGAACTGTGCAAGCAGAAAGTCTGGGCGAAGCTAAAGGAGCAACTTTCACCGTCAGACTTCCGTGTTTACAGGATAAAAATAAAGGAATTAAGGATGTAGAAGATAACTCTTCACTGGTGGCGAATCAGTCTTTGCCCTTATCTGCCTTAGAGATTCTAGTGGTGGATGATGATGCAGATATGCGAGAGTTTTTGCCTTTTATGTTGCAACAGTATGGTGCAACTGTTATCGTTGCCGCCTCAGCCATTGAGGCTTTAACAGCATTGAGTCAATCCCAGCCAAATCTGATCATCAGCGATATTGGGATGCCGGAAATGGATGGCTATATGCTGATGCGACAGATCAGAAGTCTGGAACCAGAGCAAGGCGGGACAATTCCCGCGATCGCTTTAACTGCCTATGCTGGTGAGATGAATCAGCAACAAGCGATCGCTGCGGGATTTCAACAGCATATTTCTAAGCCTGTAGATCCAGAAGAATTGGTGAAGGCGATCGCGTCATTGGTTCCCGATTTGGGATGA
- a CDS encoding cytochrome c biogenesis protein CcdA: protein MFDNLQTQIYQLEQFANSLVSNQLTHLSVVSVGIIFAAGLLTSLTPCMLSMLPITIGYIGGYEAKSRLQAAAQSTWFALGLATTLAGLGIIAGLVGKVYGQVGIGLPIIVSIIAILMGLNLLEALPIQFPSLNETNWISPDLPTGLRSYLLGLTFGLVASPCSTPVLASLLSWIASTQDLILGAVLLLSYTAGYVAPLILAGTFTASIKKLLELRRWSGWINPVSGALLVGFGVFSLISRIPLGSL, encoded by the coding sequence ATGTTTGATAACCTGCAAACCCAAATTTACCAACTAGAACAATTTGCCAACAGCCTCGTTTCTAACCAACTGACACATCTTAGTGTAGTAAGCGTTGGTATTATCTTTGCTGCTGGCTTGCTCACCAGTCTCACACCCTGTATGCTTTCTATGCTGCCAATTACCATTGGTTACATCGGCGGTTATGAAGCCAAAAGCCGCCTGCAAGCCGCTGCCCAATCAACTTGGTTTGCTTTAGGTTTAGCAACTACATTGGCAGGGCTGGGGATTATAGCAGGTTTAGTTGGAAAAGTCTACGGTCAAGTGGGAATTGGTTTGCCGATTATTGTCAGCATTATCGCCATTCTCATGGGGCTGAACTTATTAGAAGCACTGCCTATACAATTTCCATCCTTGAATGAAACGAATTGGATTTCGCCAGATTTGCCAACAGGATTGCGTTCTTATTTGCTGGGACTGACTTTCGGCTTAGTGGCATCCCCTTGTAGCACCCCTGTTTTAGCGAGTTTGTTAAGTTGGATTGCTAGTACACAAGACTTAATTTTAGGTGCTGTTTTGCTACTTTCTTACACGGCCGGTTATGTAGCACCGTTGATTTTGGCGGGTACTTTTACAGCTTCAATTAAAAAATTACTAGAATTGCGTCGCTGGTCTGGTTGGATTAACCCAGTTAGCGGGGCACTATTGGTAGGATTCGGTGTATTTTCCTTAATTTCTCGGATTCCCCTTGGTAGTCTTTAA